Proteins from a genomic interval of Gadus morhua chromosome 21, gadMor3.0, whole genome shotgun sequence:
- the fkbp6 gene encoding inactive peptidyl-prolyl cis-trans isomerase FKBP6, giving the protein MHSANLNQRNTTTEGPFGCLALRMEDIMDDGGIRKEVVQPGEGPPIPREASVLIRYSAFLEYADQPFDTNSNVKYPRLMTLGRDVTLAGLELGLLTMKKGEFSRFLLQPQFAFGEMGCPPLIPPAAQILYEVQVMEFFDSAQAKDFLALEPDAQNALPLSLLSNVVNTLRNLGNRSFKQGRHDSAKDRYKQAMAALMTRVTQKVDEKEVKALLLPIYLNLALTELRLESPQKALKYTNRALEIDPHNTKALFRSGQAYMDKHEYEEAHNVLIMAQAKKPFDCDINGLLMKAAICYKKGLDQQTEVYSRMFQALRT; this is encoded by the exons ATGCATTCGGCCAACCTTAATCAGCGAAATACAACCACCGAG GGACCCTTTGGTTGCTTGGCTCTGCGAATGGAGGATATCATGGATGATGGAGGGATTCGCAAAGAAGTGGTCCAACCTGGAGAAGGCCCACCTATACCCAGAGAAGCTTCAGTATTGa TCCGTTATTCAGCATTTCTGGAGTATGCGGACCAGCCCTTTGATACCAACAGCAACGTCAAGTACCCACGGCTGATGACGCTAGGGCGAG ACGTCACCCTGGCTGGCTTGGAGCTGGGTCTATTGACCATGAAGAAGGGGGAGTTCTCCCGCTTCCTCCTCCAGCCACAATTTGCCTTCGGGGAGATGGGTTGcccccctctcatccctcccgCTGCCCAAATTCTGTACGAGGTCCAGGTGATGGAATTCTTCGATTCCGCCCAGGCCAAAGATTTCCTCGCTCTGGAGCCG GATGCCCAGAATGCCCTTCCTCTTTCACTACTCAGCAATGTGGTGAATACACTTCGCAACTTGGGCAACCGCTCTTTCAAACAGGGTCGCCATGACAGCGCTAAAGACCGCTATAAACAG GCGATGGCAGCGCTGATGACAAGGGTGACGCAGAAGGTGGACGAGAAGGAGGTGAAGGCCTTGCTGCTGCCCATCTACCTGAACCTGGCTCTGACCGAGCTCCGTCTCGAGAGTCCTCAGAAAGCTCTGAAGTATACAAACCGGGCCCTGGAGATAGATCCCCACAACACCAAAGCCCTGTTCCGCAGTGGGCAG GCCTACATGGACAAGCATGAGTACGAGGAAGCCCATAATGTCCTCATCATGGCTCAAGCTAAGAAGCCCTTTGACTGTGACATTAACGGCCTGCTGATGAAGGCGGCCAT ATGCTATAAAAAGGGCCTGGATCAGCAAACAGAGGTGTACTCCAGGATGTTTCAAGCATTGAGGACCTGA